Proteins encoded in a region of the Thermococcus stetteri genome:
- a CDS encoding cation:proton antiporter, whose protein sequence is MDIFLELALILIVAKLFGYLTVRLGFPAALGQLIGGILIGPSILGLVGYDEGVKLLAELGVVMLLFLAGLETDVEEFKHVGVPAFIVASLGVFVPFVLGYLAALVWGYSNIQALFLGGVLTATSVGLTTSILMEMKKLRTRVGTTILAAAVVDDVLGIIVLTILVGINTRGSVYAKDLMIILGEVGVYFLLGLLIGHPAVKEALKASEKISLPETVTAMAIAIMLIFAYLAEQFQIAGITGAYLAGILVARTEEAREITNKTMTIGYSLFIPIFLVSIGVESDVRVLAHAGTFALIYALLAIVGKILGCGLGAFVSKFKPAEALQIGIGMIPRMEVALIMANVALNEGVFDRGVFSIPVTMVVITTIVTPFLLKWAFSRE, encoded by the coding sequence ATGGACATCTTCCTAGAGCTCGCGCTGATACTGATAGTGGCGAAGCTGTTCGGCTATCTAACCGTTCGACTCGGCTTCCCAGCGGCCCTCGGCCAACTCATTGGGGGGATTCTGATAGGCCCATCCATACTCGGCCTTGTGGGTTACGATGAGGGGGTAAAGCTCCTGGCTGAGCTCGGCGTCGTCATGCTGCTCTTCTTAGCGGGTCTTGAGACCGATGTTGAGGAGTTCAAGCACGTTGGAGTTCCGGCATTCATAGTGGCATCACTGGGAGTTTTCGTTCCCTTCGTTCTCGGCTATTTGGCGGCCCTCGTCTGGGGATACTCGAACATACAGGCCCTTTTTCTCGGCGGTGTTCTGACGGCAACGAGCGTTGGCCTGACGACAAGCATTTTAATGGAGATGAAGAAGCTCCGCACGAGAGTGGGAACGACAATTCTGGCGGCCGCGGTCGTTGACGACGTTCTGGGCATAATAGTCCTGACGATCCTCGTTGGGATAAACACCCGCGGGAGCGTCTACGCCAAGGACCTCATGATAATCCTCGGTGAGGTTGGGGTTTACTTCCTCCTAGGCCTCCTCATAGGGCATCCAGCCGTGAAGGAAGCCCTGAAAGCTTCTGAGAAGATAAGCCTTCCTGAGACGGTAACGGCGATGGCCATAGCGATAATGCTGATCTTCGCGTATCTGGCCGAGCAGTTCCAGATAGCCGGGATAACCGGAGCGTATTTAGCCGGTATCCTTGTTGCGAGAACCGAGGAGGCGAGAGAGATAACCAACAAGACTATGACGATAGGCTACTCCCTATTCATCCCGATATTCCTCGTCAGCATAGGGGTAGAGAGCGACGTTCGGGTTCTGGCCCATGCGGGAACCTTTGCCCTCATCTACGCCCTCCTCGCGATCGTCGGCAAGATACTCGGCTGTGGACTCGGTGCCTTTGTCTCCAAGTTCAAGCCCGCCGAGGCCCTTCAGATTGGGATAGGAATGATACCCCGTATGGAAGTTGCCCTGATCATGGCGAACGTGGCCCTCAACGAGGGCGTCTTCGATAGGGGGGTATTCTCCATCCCGGTAACGATGGTCGTGATAACCACGATAGTGACGCCATTCCTCCTCAAGTGGGCCTTCTCGAGGGAGTAG
- a CDS encoding CBS domain-containing protein encodes MEEPNQENSESIKPRKLMVIHSKRRLLQMRRREDLSYNIRYISKVPVRLVMDRDFLVLHPSDPLSKLVQNLKGEESSAVVVDKEGRLLGFITMKDLLHFFEPPKRYTVVGVNLLKKYTLNRNSRVEDLMVRNPVTISVDADLGRAIRVMLETGKHHLPVVDDRRKVHGVLEVKDIIRLIRIVAT; translated from the coding sequence ATGGAGGAACCTAACCAAGAGAACTCTGAGAGCATAAAACCCCGAAAGCTCATGGTAATCCACAGCAAGCGCAGACTTCTCCAGATGAGAAGAAGGGAAGACCTGAGCTACAATATACGTTATATCTCCAAGGTTCCGGTAAGGCTCGTGATGGACAGGGACTTCCTCGTTTTGCACCCTTCCGATCCACTCTCAAAGCTCGTTCAGAACTTAAAAGGCGAGGAGAGCTCCGCCGTTGTCGTCGACAAAGAGGGTAGGCTTTTGGGGTTTATCACCATGAAGGACCTCCTCCACTTCTTTGAACCTCCGAAGAGGTACACGGTAGTAGGCGTAAACCTCCTCAAGAAGTACACCCTCAACAGAAACTCCCGCGTTGAGGACTTGATGGTTAGAAACCCGGTTACTATAAGCGTTGACGCTGACCTTGGAAGGGCCATTAGGGTAATGCTTGAGACTGGAAAGCACCACCTTCCAGTTGTAGACGACAGGCGGAAGGTCCACGGCGTCCTGGAGGTTAAAGACATCATAAGGCTGATACGCATCGTCGCGACTTGA
- a CDS encoding NAD(P)/FAD-dependent oxidoreductase encodes MVSAKGAGNTYDVVIIGAGPAGLFAAYELAEKSDFKVLVIDEGGDVDQRKCPMYELGHCIGCQPCHIMSGVGGAGGLSDGTINLRPDIGGDLRELTGDENYAWQLVWEVDRILLRHKAPRNLFKGDPEQVRYWEQRAAQAGVKFIPIIQRHIGSDRTPEVIGDIKSHLEAKGVKFLLWTKALEFGKGWVKVRRGKDIFEIKARYILVAPGRGGAEWFHDVAQKIGLRARHGPIDVGVRVEVPAIVMEPITSINHDPKFHIYTDTYDDFVRTFCTNPNGFVVEERYDGYVGVNGHSMHEKKSNNTNFAFLSRIELTEPVEDTTAYGRSIAQLATTIGGGKPLIQRLGDLRRGRRSTWARIRRSDVEPTLKHVTPGDIAMALPHRVVTNIIEGLEKLDRVLPGVASDHTLLYAPEIKYYAMKVEVNENLETSIEGIFAAGDGAGLSRDIVNAAATGILAARGILKKEGLYTEKDFRKPGNWRRVIEDME; translated from the coding sequence ATGGTTTCTGCAAAGGGAGCTGGAAATACCTACGACGTCGTTATAATCGGCGCCGGGCCCGCGGGTCTCTTCGCGGCCTACGAGCTGGCAGAAAAGAGCGATTTTAAGGTTCTCGTGATCGATGAAGGCGGCGACGTTGACCAGAGGAAGTGCCCGATGTACGAGCTGGGCCACTGCATCGGCTGCCAGCCCTGCCACATAATGAGCGGTGTAGGTGGAGCTGGTGGCCTGAGCGACGGAACCATAAACCTCCGCCCGGACATAGGAGGCGACCTGCGGGAACTAACCGGTGATGAAAACTACGCCTGGCAGCTCGTCTGGGAGGTTGACCGGATTCTCCTGAGGCATAAAGCCCCGAGGAACCTCTTCAAGGGCGATCCCGAGCAGGTTCGCTACTGGGAGCAGAGGGCGGCTCAGGCTGGAGTGAAGTTCATCCCGATAATCCAGAGGCACATAGGCTCGGACAGGACGCCGGAAGTTATAGGGGACATAAAAAGTCACCTCGAGGCAAAGGGGGTTAAGTTCCTTCTATGGACAAAGGCCCTCGAGTTCGGGAAGGGCTGGGTCAAGGTAAGAAGGGGGAAGGATATCTTCGAAATCAAAGCCCGCTACATTCTCGTGGCTCCCGGAAGGGGAGGGGCTGAGTGGTTCCACGACGTGGCCCAAAAGATAGGCCTGAGGGCGAGGCATGGGCCGATAGACGTTGGAGTTCGCGTTGAGGTTCCTGCGATAGTGATGGAGCCGATAACGAGCATAAACCACGACCCGAAGTTCCACATCTACACCGACACCTACGACGACTTCGTGAGGACGTTCTGCACCAACCCGAACGGTTTCGTGGTTGAGGAGCGCTACGACGGCTACGTCGGTGTAAACGGCCACTCCATGCACGAGAAGAAGAGCAACAACACGAACTTCGCCTTTCTCAGCAGGATAGAGCTGACCGAGCCGGTTGAGGACACAACCGCCTATGGGAGGAGTATAGCCCAGCTCGCGACTACGATCGGCGGCGGAAAGCCCCTCATCCAGCGCCTCGGCGACCTGAGGCGCGGGAGGAGGAGCACCTGGGCCAGAATACGTAGAAGCGACGTCGAGCCGACCCTCAAGCACGTAACGCCGGGAGATATAGCGATGGCCCTGCCTCACCGCGTCGTGACCAACATCATAGAGGGCCTTGAGAAGCTCGACAGGGTTCTTCCGGGCGTTGCCAGCGACCACACCCTGCTCTACGCTCCAGAGATAAAGTACTACGCGATGAAGGTCGAGGTGAATGAGAACCTTGAGACGAGCATCGAGGGGATTTTCGCCGCCGGTGACGGGGCAGGCCTAAGCAGGGATATCGTAAACGCCGCCGCAACAGGAATTCTGGCGGCGAGGGGGATACTCAAGAAGGAGGGATTATACACCGAGAAGGACTTCAGGAAACCGGGGAACTGGAGGCGGGTCATAGAGGACATGGAGTAG
- the ttuA gene encoding tRNA-5-methyluridine(54) 2-sulfurtransferase has product MRCKFCERPAFIKLHYPKMYLCEEHFTEYFERKVKRTIERYKMLKPDERVLVVVSGGKDSAVTAYVLKKLGYNIECLHINLGIGEYSEKGERYAKTQCEKIGAPLHIVRIKELLGHGIGEVRTRRPTCSYCGLTKRYIFNKFAYDNGFDAVATGHNLDDEASFIFNNIMNWNTQYLAKQGPVTPSQFNGKLVKKVKPLYELTEREVVAYALANGIEYEIDECPYARGATTLEWKAILNEMEEKRPGTKINFVKGYLRKKHLFEAELKETELRECKVCGMPSSGEVCSFCRFWGLKEPIDFRVKK; this is encoded by the coding sequence ATGAGATGCAAGTTCTGCGAGAGGCCGGCCTTCATCAAGCTCCACTACCCAAAAATGTACCTCTGTGAGGAGCACTTCACCGAGTACTTTGAGAGAAAGGTGAAGAGGACGATAGAGCGCTACAAGATGCTGAAGCCAGACGAGAGGGTTCTGGTCGTCGTTTCCGGAGGCAAGGACTCGGCGGTTACCGCTTACGTCCTCAAGAAGCTCGGCTACAACATCGAGTGTCTCCACATAAACCTCGGCATCGGCGAGTACTCCGAGAAGGGAGAGCGCTATGCGAAGACCCAGTGCGAGAAGATAGGCGCCCCTCTGCACATCGTCAGAATAAAAGAACTCCTCGGCCACGGAATTGGAGAGGTTAGGACGAGGAGGCCGACGTGCTCCTACTGCGGCCTAACCAAGCGCTACATCTTCAACAAGTTCGCCTACGACAACGGCTTCGACGCGGTAGCTACTGGACACAACCTCGATGATGAAGCCAGCTTCATCTTCAACAACATAATGAACTGGAACACGCAGTATCTGGCGAAACAGGGCCCGGTAACACCATCCCAGTTCAACGGAAAGCTGGTGAAGAAGGTGAAGCCGCTCTACGAGCTCACCGAGAGGGAAGTTGTGGCCTACGCTTTAGCCAACGGCATAGAATACGAGATAGACGAGTGCCCCTACGCGAGGGGGGCAACGACCCTTGAATGGAAAGCCATCCTCAACGAGATGGAGGAGAAGAGGCCTGGGACGAAGATAAACTTCGTCAAGGGTTACCTGAGGAAGAAGCACCTCTTCGAGGCCGAACTGAAGGAGACCGAGCTAAGGGAGTGTAAGGTCTGCGGCATGCCGTCGAGCGGGGAGGTATGCTCCTTCTGCAGGTTCTGGGGGCTTAAAGAGCCTATTGACTTCAGGGTGAAAAAATGA
- a CDS encoding glycosyltransferase family 2 protein, giving the protein MKPALKFQSALYLYLLIVMGLSIIIPPTYALEGVLILLFLLVFSGTIFYSLLIISSRRSYPFEVKAQERKPFFEPVVYILVPAHNEENVIEITARSVLNQDYHNFKLFLINDNSTDSTREIMGKIMSENPKRVVVIDVPPERGRSKPRALNYTLEMIGQSREQPDYVFILDADYIIPPNALRTLVGIMEKAPEYVIGIQGNVRPRNWNRSFVTIFITLERLVGFNVAIEGDMKLNENGKYGGTVALLRFSHLLRLGMFREESVTEDTDLWARAMVSGYRFWYYHGIIGWEEAVETMKDYIKQRSRWAQGHFQVMLDYYWNVLRSCSGIVEGFIEHFYLISYLVPVFWFLSVVLNGYIILSGGIPLMLARPRLFLAVSVTAFLVFWASVAYSNWVEMKRHNYYVPWSFVVAYPLYFMVFVLAGVIYTMRGLMKLMIGKLTWEKTRRFT; this is encoded by the coding sequence ATGAAGCCCGCGCTGAAGTTCCAATCAGCCCTCTATCTGTACCTCTTGATAGTTATGGGGCTCTCCATTATAATCCCCCCTACCTACGCACTTGAAGGAGTGCTTATACTCCTGTTTTTGCTTGTGTTTTCGGGCACTATATTCTACTCCCTACTGATAATCTCATCAAGACGGAGTTATCCCTTCGAAGTCAAGGCTCAGGAGAGGAAACCATTCTTTGAACCGGTGGTCTACATTTTGGTACCAGCTCATAACGAGGAGAACGTCATCGAGATAACTGCCAGGAGTGTGCTCAATCAGGACTACCACAACTTCAAGCTGTTCCTGATAAACGACAACTCAACGGACTCGACAAGGGAAATCATGGGAAAGATAATGTCCGAAAACCCAAAAAGAGTTGTTGTGATTGACGTTCCACCAGAGAGGGGTAGGAGCAAGCCGAGGGCCTTAAATTATACTTTGGAGATGATAGGACAGTCAAGGGAGCAACCGGACTACGTCTTTATCCTTGATGCCGACTACATCATTCCGCCCAACGCCCTTCGCACTCTTGTCGGGATAATGGAAAAGGCCCCTGAGTACGTCATAGGGATCCAGGGTAACGTGAGGCCAAGAAACTGGAACAGGAGCTTCGTGACGATATTCATAACCCTTGAACGATTAGTAGGCTTCAACGTCGCCATAGAAGGGGACATGAAGCTAAACGAAAACGGAAAATACGGTGGAACCGTTGCTCTCCTCAGGTTTTCACACCTCCTCCGACTCGGCATGTTTAGGGAGGAGTCCGTCACGGAGGACACGGACCTATGGGCTAGAGCGATGGTCTCAGGCTACCGTTTCTGGTACTATCATGGAATAATCGGGTGGGAAGAAGCCGTCGAGACCATGAAGGACTACATAAAGCAGAGGTCGAGATGGGCGCAGGGTCACTTCCAAGTAATGCTCGATTACTACTGGAACGTCCTGAGAAGCTGCTCAGGGATCGTAGAGGGTTTTATAGAGCACTTTTACCTCATAAGCTATCTCGTCCCGGTGTTCTGGTTCCTTTCGGTTGTCTTGAACGGTTACATTATCCTTTCGGGTGGCATACCCCTTATGCTGGCAAGACCGAGGCTCTTCCTAGCAGTTTCAGTGACCGCGTTTTTAGTGTTCTGGGCCTCTGTGGCGTATTCAAATTGGGTTGAGATGAAAAGGCACAACTACTACGTTCCTTGGAGTTTCGTCGTGGCGTATCCTTTGTACTTTATGGTCTTCGTTCTAGCGGGAGTTATATACACGATGAGAGGCCTTATGAAGCTCATGATAGGAAAGCTAACCTGGGAAAAGACGAGGCGGTTTACTTAA
- a CDS encoding 6-pyruvoyl-tetrahydropterin synthase-related protein, whose amino-acid sequence MKRAYFVLLAVIAVLIYLPLFTAPSPPALPTDGNGHLFKIHKLMSSGWEPWIEDWYSGFPFLRFYPPLSYLIGAFLGFILGSDIRGYAATLMLTSFVGATALHFYLRRSGREPYVAPLVFLLFPWHLGVAYIEANFPRANSINLFPLFILALLWAAEVRERYLAASAVAISVISLVHHSAMVPLVITGFVLLFENFKRTRVLSNFFKVGGIFVALTAFWYVPFFLERNWSNFWDIYRHLWLFRSYSVSPSYFLEPVGLASMLVFITSLLVAYFRGTLRRRTLALIALYLYLALGYYSPTPWIHSLPVFSMIPPYRWMDMINLLVPLLVADALTGVELKWRLIGGALAIGILIIGALPYAKPVSPYPQDLMEVAEFLREQPGNDWRFVVHPAVSPHSYLPVLADKDTLNGWYHEGDPAEKGHLRMWYLLSTGHDASLYLKAYAVKFLITSTNITPGDYSKLLKIGQYWVYASNVTFVEPVRAVLLGDFYDLPVDYAYLEDPSELAIIPPGTVGVVYAGNPSSKEVESLLWNFLEKGGTVVWVPDRAGCLLGICSLMGQINGSQLSSGAFNVSIFAPFEYEGMAWYGPVFENVAPIISAGDRVMVGMVKLGNGTLYLVGGNLLYHSLYWNSKKEAKLVFGLAETNGSLNYTLLSRSDGEYSLKISPSRPILVRISESYYPHWKIKVNGEPVEPIRDDRTGLTLITVSKMSTVNAEFHDPFMSLRVYSAIGWAIVIVYILLEFSWRRGSWPIIRRSDK is encoded by the coding sequence TTGAAGAGGGCTTACTTCGTCCTGCTGGCAGTCATAGCAGTGCTGATATACCTCCCCCTCTTTACGGCGCCCTCCCCACCAGCCCTGCCCACGGATGGCAATGGTCACCTGTTTAAGATACACAAGCTCATGAGCAGCGGATGGGAGCCGTGGATTGAAGACTGGTACTCTGGATTCCCTTTTCTCCGCTTTTATCCACCACTCTCATATCTCATTGGGGCTTTCCTGGGGTTTATCCTGGGAAGTGACATCAGGGGCTATGCGGCAACCTTGATGCTGACTTCCTTCGTTGGTGCAACTGCGCTCCACTTTTACTTAAGAAGAAGCGGACGCGAGCCATACGTGGCACCCCTTGTTTTCCTGCTTTTCCCTTGGCATCTGGGGGTAGCCTATATTGAGGCCAACTTTCCAAGGGCAAACTCAATAAACCTGTTTCCCCTCTTTATTCTCGCTCTTCTCTGGGCAGCTGAGGTGCGTGAGAGGTATTTGGCGGCGTCGGCCGTGGCGATCTCAGTTATCTCTCTAGTGCACCACTCCGCAATGGTCCCCCTTGTTATTACGGGCTTTGTTCTCCTCTTTGAGAACTTCAAGAGAACCCGCGTTCTCTCGAACTTTTTCAAGGTTGGCGGAATCTTTGTGGCCCTCACGGCTTTCTGGTACGTACCATTCTTTCTGGAGAGAAATTGGTCTAACTTCTGGGATATATACCGGCATCTCTGGCTCTTTAGGAGTTACAGCGTATCCCCTTCATATTTTCTTGAACCCGTGGGGCTTGCATCCATGCTGGTCTTCATAACTTCCCTCCTTGTCGCCTACTTTAGGGGCACACTTCGGCGCCGCACTCTGGCTCTTATCGCGCTTTATCTCTACCTTGCGCTCGGCTATTACTCCCCGACCCCCTGGATCCATTCTCTTCCTGTGTTCTCTATGATACCTCCCTACCGATGGATGGATATGATCAACCTGCTGGTTCCTCTCCTCGTTGCTGACGCCTTGACTGGTGTTGAACTGAAGTGGAGGCTCATCGGTGGAGCCTTGGCCATAGGTATTTTGATCATTGGTGCTCTACCCTACGCCAAACCAGTCTCACCGTATCCTCAGGATTTAATGGAAGTCGCCGAGTTTCTCCGTGAACAGCCAGGAAATGACTGGAGGTTTGTAGTGCATCCAGCTGTTTCACCGCATAGTTACCTGCCTGTCCTTGCTGATAAGGATACCCTGAACGGGTGGTATCACGAGGGTGATCCGGCAGAAAAAGGCCACCTTAGGATGTGGTATCTCTTATCTACTGGTCATGATGCTTCGCTCTATCTCAAAGCCTATGCCGTGAAGTTTTTGATAACTTCAACAAACATTACCCCTGGTGATTATTCAAAACTTCTGAAAATAGGCCAGTACTGGGTGTATGCTAGTAACGTTACCTTCGTTGAACCCGTGAGGGCAGTACTTCTCGGAGACTTCTACGACCTTCCAGTGGACTATGCCTATCTTGAGGATCCGTCCGAACTCGCCATAATCCCTCCTGGCACTGTAGGTGTTGTTTACGCTGGAAACCCGTCATCAAAAGAAGTGGAGAGCCTCCTTTGGAACTTCCTGGAGAAAGGTGGTACCGTCGTTTGGGTTCCGGATCGCGCTGGATGTCTGCTTGGGATATGTAGCTTGATGGGGCAAATTAACGGTTCCCAGCTCAGCTCTGGGGCCTTCAACGTCTCTATCTTTGCGCCTTTTGAGTATGAGGGTATGGCCTGGTACGGACCAGTTTTTGAGAACGTGGCCCCCATCATCTCCGCCGGGGACAGGGTTATGGTTGGCATGGTGAAGCTCGGGAACGGTACACTCTACCTTGTTGGGGGCAATCTCCTCTACCACAGCCTCTACTGGAACTCAAAGAAAGAGGCCAAGCTGGTCTTCGGTCTCGCTGAAACTAATGGAAGCCTTAATTACACGCTCCTTTCCAGATCGGACGGTGAGTACTCGCTTAAAATCTCCCCGTCGAGGCCTATTCTTGTGAGAATCTCTGAGAGCTACTATCCACACTGGAAGATTAAAGTAAACGGGGAGCCTGTGGAACCCATCAGGGACGACCGTACGGGGCTTACGCTAATCACGGTTTCGAAGATGTCTACAGTGAACGCCGAGTTCCACGACCCGTTTATGAGTCTGAGGGTCTACTCTGCGATTGGATGGGCTATCGTCATTGTTTATATCCTGCTCGAGTTCTCCTGGAGGCGCGGATCCTGGCCGATAATAAGGAGGTCTGACAAGTAG
- a CDS encoding Dph6-related ATP pyrophosphatase, whose protein sequence is MLKCSICIHDERTAKIDIIDGKPICRECQVYLRHPLDREKIRRELDELMRDVDKAIVAYSGGKDSVVALYLAKEVYRVPELEAVMVDHGLMAEEAIENARRMAEALGVPFKILRYDYSDIFREALLKAQSPCRACSRRTMEKLRKYALKKGYRYIITGHELPFGHRPYRIMSGGVVQIRLLSLMTERERFEILKKLPFEFPELPGYTTNCLVLGPALELYYKKHGHSFEHRRIAALVRYGLMERERAEKLTEPPKVSRKQWEIVLKKLNLEGKIEVPE, encoded by the coding sequence GTGCTGAAGTGTTCGATCTGCATTCACGACGAGAGGACTGCGAAGATAGACATAATCGACGGGAAGCCGATATGCCGCGAGTGTCAGGTCTATCTAAGGCACCCCCTTGACCGGGAGAAGATCAGGCGAGAGCTTGACGAGCTGATGAGAGATGTTGATAAGGCTATAGTGGCCTACTCCGGCGGAAAGGACAGCGTTGTTGCCCTCTATCTCGCGAAGGAAGTTTACAGGGTCCCGGAGCTTGAGGCGGTGATGGTGGATCATGGCCTTATGGCAGAGGAAGCCATTGAGAACGCCCGGAGGATGGCCGAGGCCCTCGGAGTTCCCTTCAAAATCCTCCGCTATGACTACTCTGACATCTTCAGGGAGGCCTTGCTGAAGGCTCAAAGTCCCTGCAGGGCCTGTTCGAGGAGGACGATGGAGAAGCTCAGGAAGTACGCCCTGAAAAAGGGCTACCGCTACATCATCACGGGCCACGAGCTTCCCTTCGGCCACAGACCCTACAGGATCATGAGCGGCGGAGTCGTCCAAATCAGGCTTCTCTCTCTGATGACCGAGCGCGAGAGATTTGAAATCCTGAAGAAGCTTCCCTTTGAGTTCCCGGAGCTTCCGGGCTATACTACCAACTGCCTCGTCCTCGGCCCGGCACTCGAGCTTTACTATAAAAAGCACGGCCACTCCTTTGAACACAGAAGAATTGCGGCCCTCGTGAGGTACGGCCTGATGGAGAGGGAAAGGGCAGAGAAGCTTACGGAGCCGCCGAAAGTCTCCAGGAAGCAGTGGGAAATAGTCCTGAAAAAGCTGAACCTTGAAGGAAAGATTGAAGTGCCTGAGTAG
- a CDS encoding asparagine synthetase A, whose protein sequence is MNAVQMVSRRIEPVVKVQTEAIRYLTGELTSRGFKWLLPVMLSSITDPLWPDPAASKMRAPEIEAYGSRLKLMHSMILHKQLAIAMGLEKIFVLSPNIRLEERENDDGRHAYEFTQLDFEIEGASMDDVMKLIEELIVGLFRELRGPVWETFERELPRVRWPFKRFTLEEVIEEFGSEEEASRELEEPFWITGIPREFYDREVDGVWRNYDLYLPEGYGEVSSGGEREWEYEKILRKIREAGLSEEAFRPYLEVAKAGMLKPSAGAGIGVERLVRYVVGARHIAEVQPFPRVPGVPAVI, encoded by the coding sequence ATGAACGCGGTTCAGATGGTAAGCAGGAGAATAGAGCCCGTTGTGAAGGTTCAGACCGAGGCCATAAGATACCTAACCGGGGAACTGACTTCCAGAGGGTTCAAGTGGCTACTGCCAGTAATGCTCAGCTCGATAACCGACCCGCTCTGGCCTGACCCGGCGGCGAGCAAGATGAGGGCGCCGGAGATCGAAGCCTATGGATCGAGGCTGAAGCTCATGCACAGCATGATACTCCATAAGCAGCTTGCCATAGCGATGGGTCTGGAAAAGATATTCGTCCTATCGCCAAACATCAGGCTTGAGGAAAGGGAAAACGATGACGGAAGGCACGCCTACGAGTTCACCCAGCTAGACTTCGAGATAGAGGGGGCGAGCATGGATGATGTCATGAAGCTCATAGAAGAGCTCATCGTGGGCCTATTTAGAGAGCTCAGAGGCCCTGTCTGGGAGACCTTCGAGAGGGAACTGCCGCGGGTGAGGTGGCCTTTCAAACGCTTTACCCTCGAAGAGGTCATCGAGGAGTTCGGGAGCGAAGAAGAAGCCAGCAGAGAGCTTGAGGAACCCTTCTGGATAACCGGCATACCCAGGGAGTTCTACGACAGGGAAGTTGATGGGGTCTGGAGGAACTACGACCTCTACCTCCCGGAGGGGTACGGTGAGGTCTCCAGCGGCGGCGAGAGGGAGTGGGAGTACGAGAAGATACTGAGGAAGATCAGAGAAGCGGGGCTGAGCGAGGAGGCCTTCAGACCCTACTTAGAGGTTGCCAAGGCCGGGATGCTCAAGCCGAGCGCAGGGGCTGGAATAGGCGTCGAGAGGCTCGTCCGCTACGTCGTTGGGGCAAGGCACATCGCGGAAGTTCAGCCGTTTCCGAGAGTGCCGGGGGTTCCGGCTGTTATATGA
- a CDS encoding ATP-binding protein, with amino-acid sequence MGVYIFTPDDLVRYGSARPEQLEVLREAVLERKDILIVGTSRSGKTKLVEALLHYVPDDWKIAVITAYGEFKPFRPNIEVIDTEFDRRSTDVRTSEVIEKIRRIEPDYVVIDTLHTVDVATILKTLIDDYAFIVTSLALTEDIKGEAMHWLGIDEGTFNRFDMIVELARDWRTGMRKINRIYKVKDGELIQIL; translated from the coding sequence ATGGGAGTCTACATCTTCACCCCCGACGATCTCGTCAGGTACGGCTCCGCAAGGCCCGAACAGCTGGAAGTCCTCAGGGAGGCCGTCCTCGAGAGAAAGGACATCCTCATAGTCGGAACGAGCAGGAGCGGAAAGACTAAGCTCGTTGAGGCTCTACTTCACTACGTTCCCGATGACTGGAAGATCGCCGTTATCACTGCCTACGGCGAGTTTAAGCCCTTCAGGCCCAACATCGAGGTCATTGACACGGAATTCGACAGGCGTTCTACTGACGTGAGGACGTCTGAGGTAATCGAGAAGATAAGGCGCATCGAACCCGATTACGTTGTCATTGACACCCTCCACACAGTTGATGTTGCAACGATACTCAAGACCCTAATAGACGACTATGCGTTTATCGTGACTTCTCTCGCGCTGACTGAGGATATAAAGGGCGAAGCCATGCACTGGCTTGGAATAGATGAGGGCACGTTCAACAGGTTCGACATGATCGTTGAGCTCGCCAGGGACTGGAGAACTGGAATGAGGAAGATAAACAGGATTTACAAGGTTAAAGACGGAGAGCTGATCCAGATTCTTTAA